Proteins from a genomic interval of Panthera uncia isolate 11264 chromosome C1 unlocalized genomic scaffold, Puncia_PCG_1.0 HiC_scaffold_4, whole genome shotgun sequence:
- the ELOA gene encoding elongin-A translates to MHGGRSCGPRTRREPSSGEEAAPVTAMAAESALQVVEKLQARLAANPDPKKLLKYLKKLSTLPITVDILAETGVGKTVNSLRKHEHVGSFARDLVAQWKKLVPVERNSEPDEQDFDKSNSRKRPRDAVQKEEIEGDYQENWKASSSQSYSPDHRQKKHRKLSEPERTHKVSHVQERRDERKRCHRVSPVYSSDHESSDYGHVQSPPSSASPHQMSTDHYRSPEEDHEPFVPHQKPGKGHSNAFQDRLGVSQDRHLGDPQGKGVVSQNKEHRSSYKEKRPVDARGDGKASLSREKSHKSVSKEENRRPLSGDSTKEKPPSSVKKEKEKEGSTKKKFLPPLEVASDNHLKNKPKHRDPEKTKSDKNKQSLDSLDVGKGAGDPLPKVKERGSNNLKTSEGKVKTSHSDRKSVGSLPKVEEADMDDEFEQPTMSFESYLSYDQPRKKKKKIVKASATTLGEKGLKKTDSKSTNKNLDSVQKLPKVNENKSEKLQPAGADSAKLKKVPADALPVLPDLPLPVIQANYRPLPTLELMSSFPPKRKALSSPQEEEEAGFTGRRMNSKMQVYSGSKCAYLPKMMTLHQQCIRVLKNNIDSIFEVGGVPYSVLEPVLERCTPDQLYRIEECNHVLIEETDQLWKVHCHRDFKEERPEEYESWREMYLRLQDAREQRLRVLTKNIRSAHANKPKGRQAKMAFVNSVAKPPRDVRRRQEKFGTGGAAVPEKIRIKPAPYPTGNSHTPSGSGSNSFSASPEEPAYDGPSTSGAHLAPVLSTVSYDPRKPTVKKIAPMMAKTIKAFKNRFSRR, encoded by the exons ATGCACGGAGGGCGGAGCTGCGGCCCGAGGACGCGACGCGAGCCCAGTTCCGGCGAGGAGGCCGCGCCAGTGACAGCGATGGCGGCGGAGTCGGCGCTCCAAGTTGTGGAGAAGCTGCAGGCGCGCCTGGCCGCGAACCCGGACCCGAAGAAG CtcttgaaatatttgaagaaactcTCCACTTTGCCTATTACAGTAGACATTCTTGCG GAGACCGGGGTTGGGAAAACAGTAAATAGCTTACGAAAACACGAGCATGTCGGAAGCTTTGCCAGGGACCTAGTGGCCCAGTGGAAGAAGCTGGTTCCTGTGGAGCG aaactccGAGCCTGATGAACAGGACTTTGACAAGAGCAATTCCCGGAAGCGCCCCAGGGATGCTGTTCAGAAAGAGGAGATAGAGGGGGACTAccaggaaaactggaaagccTCCAGTAGCCAATCCTATAGTCCTGATCACAGGcagaaaaaacacaggaaactcTCGGAACCTGAGAGAACTCACAAAGTGTCTCACGTTCAAGAGAGGAGAGACGAGAGAAAGAGGTGCCATAGAGTTTCCCCCGTTTACTCTTCAGACCACGAATCTTCTGATTACGGCCATGTTCAGTCCCCTCCGTCATCTGCCAGTCCCCATCAAATGTCCACAGACCATTACAGATCCCCGGAGGAAGATCATGAGCCCTTTGTCCCACATCAGAAGCCTGGGAAAGGCCACAGTAATGCCTTTCAGGACAGACTGGGGGTCAGTCAGGACCGACACCTGGGGGATCCCCAGGGGAAAGGGGTTGTGAGTCAGAACAAGGAGCACAGATCTTCCTACAAGGAAAAACGTCCAGTGGATGCCAGGGGAGACGGGAAGGCGTCTTTGAGCAGAGAGAAATCACACAAGTCTGTCTCCAAAGAGGAAAACCGAAGGCCGCTCTCAGGGGATAGCACGAAGGAGAAACCACCCTCTAGTgtcaagaaagagaaggagaaagagggcagCACCAAGAAGAAGTTTTTACCCCCCTTGGAAGTTGCTTCAGACAACCACCTTAAAAACAAGCCAAAgcacagagacccagagaaaaCCAAATCGGACAAAAATAAGCAGAGTCTAGACAGCTTAGATGTAGGAAAGGGGGCGGGAGACCCGCTGCCCAAGGTGAAAGAGAGGGGTTCCAACAACCTAAAAACTTCAGAAGGGAAGGTAAAAACTTCTCATTCGGATAGAAAGTCAGTGGGCTCCCTCCCTAAGGTTGAGGAGGCAGATATGGATGATGAATTTGAGCAGCCCACTATGTCTTTTGAGTCCTACCTCAGCTACGACCAGCCccggaagaaaaagaaaaagattgtgaAAGCCTCAGCCACGACTCTCGGAgaaaaaggacttaaaaaaacTGATTCGAAAAGCACTAATAAAAACTTGGACTCCGTTCAGAAATTACCTAAGGTAAATGAAAACAAGTCCGAGAAGCTTCAGCCAGCTGGAGCCGATTCAGCCAAGCTGAAAAAG GTCCCCGCTGATGCATTGCCCGTGTTGCCAGACCTCCCGTTACCCGTGATCCAGGCCAATTACCGGCCGCTTCCTACCCTGGAATTGATGTCCTCCTTCCCACCAAAGCGAAAAG CACTGTCTTCaccccaggaagaggaagaagctggATTCACCGGACGGAGAATGAATTCCAAGATGCAGGTGTACTCTGGCTCCAAGTGTGCCTATCTCCCCAAAATGATGACCTTGCACCAGCAGTGCATCCGGGTACTTAAAAACAACATCGATT CGATCTTTGAAGTGGGAGGCGTCCCGTATTCTGTTCTCGAACCCGTTTTGGAGAGGTGTACGCCTGATCAACTGTACCGCATAGAGGAATGCAATCAC GTATTAATTGAGGAAACAGATCAATTATGGAAAGTTCATTGTCACCGAGACTTTAAGGAAGAAAGGCCGGAAGAGTATGAGTCGTGGCGGGAGATGTACCTGCGGCTTCAGGATGCCCGGGAGCAGCGGCTACGAGTACTGACAAAGAATATCAGATCTGCACATGCCAATAAGCCCAAAG GCCGGCAGGCAAAGATGGCCTTTGTCAACTCTGTGGCCAAGCCCCCTCGTGATGTTCGGCGGAGACAGGAGAAGTTTGGAACCGGAGGAGCAGCTGTGCCTGAGAAAATTAG GATTAAGCCGGCCCCATACCCCACAGGAAACAGCCACACTCCCTCCGGCAGTGGCAGCAACAGCTTCAGCGCCAGCCCCGAGGAGCCTGCCTATGATGGTCCGAGCACCAGCGGTGCCCACTTGGCTCCCGTGCTCAGCACTGTTTCCTATGATCCTAGGAAACCGACTGTGAAGA AAATTGCCCCAATGATGGCCAAGACGATTAAAGCTTTCAAGAACAGGTTTTCCCGACGATAA